From Streptomyces sp. NBC_00683, one genomic window encodes:
- a CDS encoding MFS transporter encodes MASTVSDRPGYGQLLRTPGAWTFLLPGFAARQPFAMLTIGIVLLVQHTTGSYGSAGAVAAVSGVSMALFAPQSGRLADRFGQRAVLLPGVLVHSLSVGVLTGLALAHAPLWALFLAAVPTGASIPQIGPMVRARWAARLGAAPGRPASPLMSTAAAFESVTDEFTFVVGPVLATALCTGVHPAAGLIAEAALTLIGGVLFAAQRSTQPAPRSAATAAEPHRSALSVPGVRVLAITFLGIGAVFGGMQVSLTAFSEEIGRPGVNGLLYGVFAAGNMLAGIACGAIAWKSSPRRRLIVGYVALTLTASGLWAVHSVPLLAGLGLLVGLCIAPALISGYTLVEALVPASARTEAFTWLTGAVALGQAAAVTVAGQLADSHGASTGFVVPLLGTALALATLLALRSRLTPRYRGRTVARGIGHREPVTVD; translated from the coding sequence GTGGCATCCACGGTCTCCGACCGCCCCGGTTACGGGCAGTTGCTGCGCACCCCTGGTGCGTGGACCTTCCTCCTCCCGGGCTTCGCGGCCCGGCAGCCCTTCGCGATGCTGACCATCGGCATCGTGCTGCTGGTTCAGCACACCACCGGCTCCTACGGCAGCGCGGGCGCTGTCGCCGCCGTCTCCGGTGTCTCGATGGCACTGTTCGCACCGCAGAGCGGCAGGCTCGCCGACCGCTTCGGCCAGCGCGCCGTGCTCCTGCCCGGCGTGCTGGTGCACTCACTGTCCGTGGGCGTCCTCACCGGGCTCGCCCTGGCGCACGCACCCCTGTGGGCACTGTTCCTGGCGGCCGTGCCCACCGGAGCCTCCATCCCGCAGATCGGGCCGATGGTCCGGGCCCGCTGGGCCGCCCGGCTCGGGGCCGCCCCGGGTCGGCCCGCGTCCCCGCTGATGTCGACTGCCGCCGCCTTCGAGTCCGTGACGGACGAGTTCACCTTCGTCGTCGGCCCCGTCCTGGCGACGGCGCTGTGCACCGGCGTGCACCCGGCGGCCGGGCTGATCGCCGAGGCCGCGCTGACACTGATCGGCGGAGTTCTCTTCGCCGCCCAGCGCTCCACCCAGCCCGCCCCCCGCAGCGCGGCGACCGCCGCCGAGCCGCACCGCTCCGCACTGTCCGTGCCTGGGGTCCGGGTACTCGCCATCACCTTCCTGGGGATCGGCGCCGTCTTCGGCGGAATGCAGGTGTCGCTGACCGCGTTCTCCGAGGAGATCGGCAGGCCGGGAGTGAACGGGCTGCTGTACGGGGTGTTCGCGGCCGGCAACATGCTGGCCGGGATCGCCTGCGGGGCCATCGCCTGGAAGAGCAGCCCGCGTCGCCGGCTGATCGTCGGCTACGTGGCCCTGACCCTGACCGCTTCCGGGCTCTGGGCGGTGCACTCCGTGCCGCTGCTGGCCGGTCTCGGGCTGCTGGTGGGCCTGTGCATCGCTCCGGCCCTGATCAGCGGGTACACGCTGGTCGAGGCTCTGGTGCCGGCATCGGCCAGGACGGAGGCCTTCACCTGGCTGACGGGCGCTGTGGCGCTCGGCCAGGCGGCCGCTGTCACGGTGGCCGGACAGCTCGCGGACTCCCACGGTGCGAGCACCGGTTTCGTGGTGCCGCTGCTGGGAACGGCGCTGGCGCTGGCAACCCTGCTGGCCCTGCGCTCACGGCTGACACCGAGGTACCGGGGGCGGACGGTGGCACGTGGGATCGGTCACCGCGAGCCGGTCACGGTGGACTGA
- a CDS encoding potassium/proton antiporter — MLVCSLVLLVAVAAVRISSRSGLPSLLLYLGIGIAMGQDGIFDVKFDNAELTQVIGYAALVVILAEGGLGTKWKEVKPALPAAAMLSTVGVGISVGVTASAAHYLVGLDWRQALIIGAVVSSTDAAAVFSVLRKVPLPSRITGVLEAESGFNDAPVVILVVAFSAVGPVEHWYVLVGEIALELTIGAAIGLAVGWLGAFGLRHVALPASGLYPIAVMAIAVSAYAAGAMAHGSGFLAVYLAAMVLGNSKLPHWPATRGFADGLGWLAQIGMFVLLGLLVTPHDLGDDFWPAVVVGLVLTVIARPLSVFISLAPFRLPRREKALMSWAGLRGAVPIILATIPMVSGIEGSTKVFNIVFVLVIVYTLIQGPTLPWLAKALKIAEDPSEAADLGIESAPLERLRGHLLSVAIPGKSKMHGVEIGELRLPAGAAVTLVVRDRKSFVPGPTTVLRRGDELLVVATDPVRDAAEARLRAVGEGGKLAGWLGAGGPRDNGSPGLEVPHVVRLAKKLGRGGRHEDTRTHH, encoded by the coding sequence CTGCTCGTCTGCTCGCTCGTCCTGCTGGTCGCTGTCGCGGCCGTACGCATTTCGTCCCGCAGCGGGCTTCCCAGCCTGCTCCTGTACCTCGGCATCGGGATCGCCATGGGGCAGGACGGCATTTTCGACGTCAAGTTCGACAACGCCGAGCTGACCCAGGTGATCGGCTACGCCGCGCTGGTCGTCATCCTGGCCGAAGGCGGACTGGGCACGAAGTGGAAAGAAGTCAAACCCGCGTTGCCGGCAGCGGCCATGCTGTCGACCGTCGGGGTGGGCATCAGCGTGGGCGTCACCGCGAGCGCGGCACACTATCTCGTCGGCCTGGACTGGCGGCAGGCACTGATCATCGGTGCGGTCGTCTCCTCCACCGACGCGGCGGCAGTCTTCTCCGTGTTGCGCAAGGTCCCGCTCCCGTCCCGGATCACGGGCGTACTGGAGGCGGAGTCCGGCTTCAACGACGCCCCGGTGGTCATCCTGGTGGTGGCGTTCTCCGCGGTCGGCCCCGTGGAGCACTGGTACGTGCTGGTGGGCGAAATAGCCCTGGAGCTGACCATCGGCGCGGCCATCGGCCTCGCGGTGGGCTGGCTCGGCGCCTTCGGACTGCGTCATGTGGCGCTGCCCGCGTCCGGCCTCTATCCGATCGCCGTGATGGCCATCGCGGTGTCCGCGTACGCGGCGGGCGCCATGGCCCACGGCAGCGGATTCCTGGCCGTCTACCTCGCCGCCATGGTCCTCGGCAACTCCAAGCTGCCGCACTGGCCGGCCACCCGGGGCTTCGCCGACGGGCTCGGCTGGCTGGCGCAGATCGGCATGTTCGTCCTGCTCGGCCTGCTGGTCACCCCGCACGACCTGGGCGACGACTTCTGGCCTGCCGTGGTCGTGGGGCTGGTGCTCACCGTGATCGCGAGGCCCTTGTCCGTCTTCATCAGCCTGGCGCCGTTCCGGCTGCCACGGCGCGAGAAGGCCCTGATGTCCTGGGCCGGGCTGCGCGGCGCCGTGCCCATCATCCTGGCGACGATCCCGATGGTGTCCGGGATCGAGGGCAGCACCAAGGTCTTCAACATCGTCTTCGTCCTCGTCATCGTCTACACCCTCATCCAGGGCCCGACCCTGCCCTGGCTCGCGAAGGCCCTGAAGATCGCCGAGGATCCGTCGGAGGCCGCCGACCTGGGCATCGAGTCGGCGCCCCTGGAGCGGCTGCGGGGGCATCTGCTGTCCGTTGCGATCCCGGGGAAGTCGAAGATGCACGGCGTCGAGATCGGCGAGCTGCGACTGCCCGCCGGGGCCGCCGTCACCCTCGTCGTACGGGACAGGAAGAGCTTCGTACCCGGGCCCACAACCGTGCTGCGGCGCGGGGACGAACTGCTCGTGGTGGCCACCGACCCGGTACGCGACGCGGCGGAAGCACGACTGCGTGCGGTCGGCGAGGGCGGCAAGCTGGCCGGCTGGCTGGGCGCGGGCGGCCCCCGGGACAACGGGTCCCCGGGGCTGGAGGTCCCGCACGTGGTGAGGCTCGCGAAGAAGCTGGGCAGGGGCGGCAGGCACGAGGACACGCGGACGCACCACTGA
- a CDS encoding penicillin acylase family protein — protein sequence MPANTTASSGSSDAKKPGRKKGRRARLFVIVLVLALVAGVGYGAFWSVSTVRASYPQTTGSIELKGLTGNVDVERDSYGIPQIYADSDSDLFRAQGFVQAQDRFWEMDVRRHMTSGRLSEMFGSGQVETDSFLRTLGWRKVAQDEYDKKLDEDTKKNLQAYAEGVNAYLDGKDGKDISVEYAALGLTNDYKPTEWTPVDSVAWLKAMAWDLRGNMQDEIDRSLMTSRLSEKQIEDLYPDYPYAKNKPIVRQGAVSPVTGKFDPEAEPSDSIGSNTPEGATEGLNTQLSALSETLDEIPALLGPNGSGIGSNSWVVSGKYTTTGKPLLANDPHLAPQLPSLWYQMGLHCRVISETCQYNTAGYTFSGMPGVIIGHNADIAWGFTNLGADVTDLFLEKVSGEGYQYDGRTKPFDTREETIKVAGGRSRHITVRETNNGPVVSDRSSELEKVGKKAPVTNDAPDRADGYVVALKWTALNPGKSMDAVFELNRAKDFTSFRAAAKNFEVPSQNLIYADTKGNIGYQAPGTIPVRIKGDGRLPTPGWTSDYGWKKEFVPFDELPYEYNPERGYIVTANQAVIDEKYPHLLTKDWGYGARSQRINDLIESKTKGGGKISTDDMQKMQMDNQSVIAAKLVPELLKINISDKNVREAQKLLENWDYSQEPDSAAAAYFNGVWRNILKLAFGNKLPKELRAEGDCLNVPPAAGTGPVDEQDRLVRECGQRAPDAAQPDGGDRWYEVVGSILEDKDNEWWKAPVRGREEAIDDRDELFARAMEDARWELTAELGKDITTWSWGRLHQLTLRNPTLGTEGPGLLQRALNRGPWHLGGGEAAVNATGWNAAGGYDVIWVPSMRMVVNVGDWDKSRWINLTGASGHAFSAHYTDQTDKWVDGELLDWSFSSNAVGQSTVDTLTLKKP from the coding sequence ATGCCCGCCAACACAACCGCCTCTTCCGGTTCTTCCGATGCGAAGAAGCCCGGCAGGAAGAAGGGGCGACGCGCCCGCCTGTTCGTGATCGTCCTGGTGCTGGCGCTTGTCGCGGGTGTCGGTTACGGCGCGTTCTGGTCCGTTTCCACGGTTCGGGCCTCGTACCCGCAGACGACCGGTTCGATCGAGCTCAAGGGTCTGACCGGCAACGTCGACGTCGAACGCGACAGTTACGGGATCCCGCAGATCTACGCGGACTCCGACAGCGACCTCTTCCGCGCCCAGGGCTTCGTCCAGGCCCAGGACCGCTTCTGGGAGATGGACGTCCGCCGTCATATGACGTCCGGGCGGCTCTCCGAGATGTTCGGCTCCGGCCAGGTCGAGACCGACTCCTTCCTGCGCACGCTGGGCTGGCGCAAGGTCGCGCAGGATGAGTACGACAAGAAGCTTGACGAGGACACCAAGAAGAACCTCCAGGCGTACGCGGAGGGGGTGAACGCGTATCTGGACGGCAAGGACGGCAAGGACATCTCCGTCGAGTACGCCGCCCTCGGCCTGACCAACGACTACAAGCCCACCGAGTGGACCCCGGTCGACTCGGTCGCCTGGCTGAAGGCGATGGCCTGGGACCTGCGCGGCAACATGCAGGACGAGATCGACCGCTCGCTGATGACCAGCAGGCTCAGCGAGAAGCAGATCGAGGATCTCTACCCGGACTACCCGTACGCGAAGAACAAGCCGATCGTCCGGCAGGGCGCCGTCTCCCCGGTCACCGGCAAGTTCGACCCGGAGGCCGAGCCGTCGGACAGCATCGGCTCGAACACCCCCGAGGGCGCCACCGAGGGCCTCAACACCCAGCTCTCCGCGCTCTCCGAGACCCTCGACGAGATCCCGGCGCTGCTCGGACCCAACGGCAGCGGCATCGGCTCGAACTCCTGGGTCGTCTCCGGCAAATACACGACGACCGGCAAGCCGCTGCTGGCCAACGATCCGCACCTGGCGCCGCAACTTCCCTCGCTCTGGTACCAGATGGGGCTGCACTGCCGGGTGATCTCGGAGACCTGCCAGTACAACACCGCCGGCTACACGTTCTCCGGGATGCCCGGTGTGATCATCGGCCACAACGCGGACATCGCCTGGGGCTTCACCAACCTCGGCGCGGACGTCACCGACCTCTTCCTGGAGAAGGTCTCGGGCGAGGGCTACCAGTACGACGGCAGGACCAAGCCCTTCGACACCCGTGAGGAGACCATCAAGGTCGCCGGCGGCCGCAGCCGGCACATCACCGTGCGCGAGACGAACAACGGCCCGGTGGTCTCCGACCGCAGCAGCGAGCTGGAGAAGGTCGGCAAGAAGGCGCCCGTCACCAACGACGCACCCGACCGTGCCGACGGCTACGTGGTCGCCCTGAAGTGGACCGCGCTGAATCCCGGCAAGTCCATGGACGCGGTCTTCGAGCTCAACCGGGCCAAGGACTTCACGTCCTTCCGGGCGGCGGCCAAGAACTTCGAGGTGCCCTCGCAGAACCTCATCTACGCGGACACCAAGGGCAACATCGGCTACCAGGCCCCCGGGACGATCCCGGTGCGGATCAAGGGCGACGGCCGGCTGCCCACCCCCGGCTGGACTTCGGACTACGGCTGGAAGAAGGAGTTCGTTCCCTTCGACGAGCTGCCGTACGAGTACAACCCGGAGCGCGGTTACATCGTCACCGCCAACCAGGCCGTCATCGACGAGAAGTACCCCCACCTGCTCACCAAGGACTGGGGCTACGGCGCCCGCAGCCAGCGGATCAACGACCTCATCGAGTCGAAGACCAAGGGCGGCGGGAAGATCTCGACCGACGACATGCAGAAGATGCAGATGGACAACCAGAGCGTGATCGCCGCGAAGCTGGTGCCCGAACTGCTGAAGATCAACATCTCCGACAAGAACGTCCGCGAGGCGCAGAAGCTGCTGGAGAACTGGGACTACTCCCAGGAACCCGACTCGGCGGCCGCCGCCTACTTCAACGGCGTCTGGCGCAACATCCTCAAGCTGGCCTTCGGCAACAAGCTCCCCAAGGAGCTCCGCGCCGAGGGTGACTGCCTCAATGTGCCGCCCGCCGCCGGCACCGGTCCGGTGGACGAGCAGGACCGGCTCGTACGGGAATGCGGTCAGCGCGCCCCGGACGCCGCCCAGCCGGACGGCGGCGACCGCTGGTACGAGGTGGTCGGGTCCATCCTCGAGGACAAGGACAACGAGTGGTGGAAGGCTCCGGTCAGGGGTCGCGAAGAGGCGATCGACGACCGTGACGAGCTCTTCGCCCGGGCCATGGAAGACGCCCGCTGGGAGCTGACGGCCGAGCTCGGCAAGGACATCACCACCTGGAGCTGGGGTCGGCTGCACCAGCTGACCCTGCGCAACCCGACGCTCGGCACCGAGGGCCCCGGCCTTCTGCAGCGGGCCCTCAACCGGGGTCCCTGGCACCTCGGCGGCGGCGAGGCCGCCGTCAACGCCACCGGCTGGAACGCGGCAGGGGGCTACGACGTCATCTGGGTCCCGTCGATGCGGATGGTCGTCAACGTGGGGGACTGGGACAAGTCCCGCTGGATCAACCTGACCGGCGCCTCCGGGCACGCGTTCAGCGCGCACTACACCGATCAGACCGACAAGTGGGTCGACGGAGAACTGCTCGACTGGTCCTTCAGCAGCAACGCGGTCGGGCAGTCCACGGTCGACACGCTGACGCTCAAGAAACCCTAG
- a CDS encoding 5-formyltetrahydrofolate cyclo-ligase: protein MNHDMSGKAPLRRELLAARRLLTSQDVENAAAVLSSAALVLPELDGARTVAAYVSVGREPGTRPLLDALRARNVRVLLPVLMADNDLDWAAYEGTEHLLPAGRGLLEPDGARLGPAAVLDADAVLLPGLAVDRRGMRLGRGGGSYDRVLARLSAAGAHPALVVLLYDDEVVAQVPEEPHDHPVDAVVTPAGARRFTA from the coding sequence GTGAACCACGACATGTCCGGAAAGGCGCCCCTGCGGCGCGAACTGCTCGCCGCGCGACGGCTCCTGACCTCTCAGGACGTCGAAAACGCCGCGGCGGTTCTCTCCTCGGCCGCACTCGTTCTTCCGGAGCTCGACGGAGCCCGGACCGTCGCCGCCTATGTGTCCGTGGGGCGTGAACCCGGGACCCGCCCGCTCCTGGACGCGCTGCGTGCGCGGAACGTACGGGTGCTGCTGCCGGTACTCATGGCCGACAACGACCTGGACTGGGCGGCGTACGAGGGCACCGAACACCTCCTGCCCGCGGGCCGGGGGCTGCTGGAGCCCGACGGCGCGCGTCTGGGGCCGGCCGCGGTCCTCGACGCCGACGCGGTCCTGCTCCCCGGGCTCGCGGTGGACCGGCGCGGAATGCGGCTGGGCCGGGGCGGCGGCAGCTACGACCGGGTACTGGCCCGGCTGTCGGCGGCCGGGGCCCACCCCGCCCTCGTCGTCCTGCTGTACGACGACGAGGTGGTCGCGCAGGTTCCGGAGGAACCGCACGACCACCCCGTGGATGCCGTGGTCACGCCGGCCGGAGCGCGGCGCTTCACTGCCTAG
- the galU gene encoding UTP--glucose-1-phosphate uridylyltransferase GalU yields the protein MTQSRPRISKAVIPAAGLGTRFLPATKATPKEMLPVVDKPAIQYVVEEAVGAGLSDVLMITGRNKRPLEDHFDRNYELESALTRKGDAERLSKVQESSDLATMHYVRQGDPRGLGHAVLCAAPHVGDQPFAVLLGDDLIDPRDPLLARMVEIQEREGGSVIALMEVDPSQIHMYGCAATEATADGDVVRITGLVEKPDPADAPSNLAIIGRYVLDPAIFDILRHTEPGRGGEIQLTDALQLLAEDEKTGGPVHGVVFKGRRYDTGDRGDYLRAIVRLACEREDLGPDFRTWLRSYVNEEL from the coding sequence ATGACTCAGTCGCGCCCCAGGATCAGCAAGGCCGTCATCCCGGCTGCAGGTCTCGGCACCCGGTTCCTGCCGGCCACCAAGGCCACTCCCAAAGAGATGCTGCCTGTCGTCGACAAGCCCGCCATCCAGTATGTCGTCGAAGAGGCGGTCGGAGCAGGCCTCTCCGACGTTCTGATGATCACCGGTCGGAACAAGCGTCCCCTGGAGGACCACTTCGACCGGAACTACGAGCTGGAGTCCGCGCTGACCCGCAAGGGAGACGCCGAACGGCTCTCCAAGGTCCAGGAGTCCAGCGACCTGGCCACCATGCACTACGTCCGCCAAGGCGACCCGCGCGGCCTCGGCCACGCGGTCCTGTGCGCCGCGCCGCACGTCGGTGACCAGCCGTTCGCGGTCCTCCTCGGCGACGACCTGATCGACCCGCGCGACCCGCTGCTCGCCCGGATGGTCGAGATCCAGGAGCGCGAGGGCGGCAGCGTCATCGCGCTGATGGAGGTCGACCCGTCGCAGATCCACATGTACGGCTGCGCGGCCACCGAGGCCACCGCCGACGGCGACGTCGTACGGATCACCGGGCTGGTCGAGAAGCCCGACCCGGCCGACGCGCCCAGCAACCTCGCCATCATCGGCCGCTATGTCCTGGACCCCGCGATCTTCGACATACTGCGTCACACGGAGCCCGGACGCGGGGGCGAGATCCAGCTCACCGACGCACTGCAGCTGCTGGCCGAGGACGAGAAGACCGGCGGCCCGGTGCACGGCGTCGTCTTCAAGGGCCGCCGCTATGACACCGGTGACCGCGGCGACTACCTGCGTGCCATTGTCAGACTCGCGTGCGAACGTGAAGACCTGGGTCCGGACTTCCGGACCTGGCTGCGCAGTTACGTCAACGAGGAGTTGTAG
- the glp gene encoding molybdotransferase-like divisome protein Glp, with protein MSATIWSVDEHLDDILAAVRPLEPIELQLADAQGCVLVEDVMVEVALPPFDNSSMDGYAVRVSDVEGASEEFPAVLTVIGDVAAGDGGLADGRSVAPGEAARIMTGAPLPAGADAVVPVEWTDGGTGGGPAESMRAHSDAPEGASGEVRVHRPVAARAHVRARGSDVQPGDLALRAGSVVGPPQIGLLAAIGRSTVKVRPRPRVVVLSTGSELVQPGEELTGGRIYDSNSFALTAAARDAGAIAYRVPAVADDAETLRATIEDQLIRADIVVTTGGVSVGAYDVVKEALSSVGDEDDQGSGIDFRKLAMQPGKPQGFGSIGRDHTPLLALPGNPVSSYVSFELFVRPAIRTLMGLKDVRRPTVRATLSTDKALASPSGKRQFLRGTYDSEAGTVTPVGGSGSHLIAALAQADALIVLPEDVTSAEPGAETEVILLR; from the coding sequence TTGAGCGCCACGATCTGGTCGGTGGACGAGCACCTGGACGACATCCTCGCCGCGGTGAGGCCGTTGGAGCCCATCGAGCTGCAGCTGGCCGACGCGCAGGGCTGTGTCCTGGTCGAGGACGTCATGGTCGAGGTCGCTCTGCCGCCCTTCGACAACAGCTCGATGGACGGATATGCCGTCCGGGTCTCCGATGTCGAGGGCGCCAGCGAGGAGTTCCCCGCAGTCCTGACGGTCATCGGCGATGTCGCGGCGGGCGACGGCGGACTCGCCGACGGCCGGTCGGTGGCTCCCGGCGAGGCGGCCCGCATCATGACCGGCGCCCCGCTGCCCGCGGGCGCCGACGCGGTCGTCCCGGTCGAGTGGACCGACGGGGGTACGGGCGGCGGCCCGGCCGAGTCCATGCGCGCCCACAGCGACGCCCCGGAAGGGGCGAGCGGTGAGGTCCGTGTCCACCGCCCCGTCGCGGCCCGCGCCCACGTCCGGGCCCGGGGCAGCGACGTCCAGCCGGGAGATCTGGCCCTGCGCGCGGGATCGGTCGTCGGACCGCCGCAGATCGGGTTGCTCGCCGCGATCGGCCGCTCGACGGTGAAGGTGCGGCCCCGCCCGCGCGTCGTCGTGCTCTCCACCGGCAGCGAGCTGGTGCAGCCCGGCGAGGAGCTGACCGGCGGCCGGATCTACGACTCCAACAGCTTCGCGCTGACAGCGGCAGCCCGGGACGCCGGGGCCATCGCCTACCGGGTGCCCGCGGTCGCCGACGACGCGGAGACGCTGCGCGCGACGATCGAGGACCAGCTGATCCGCGCGGACATCGTCGTCACCACCGGTGGCGTGAGCGTCGGCGCGTACGACGTGGTCAAGGAAGCCCTGTCCTCCGTGGGTGACGAGGACGACCAGGGCAGCGGCATCGACTTCCGCAAGCTGGCCATGCAGCCGGGCAAGCCGCAGGGCTTCGGCTCGATCGGCCGCGACCACACCCCGCTGCTGGCGCTGCCCGGCAACCCCGTCTCCTCGTACGTCTCCTTCGAGTTGTTCGTACGGCCGGCGATCCGGACCCTGATGGGGCTGAAGGATGTCCGCCGCCCGACGGTCCGCGCCACGCTGAGCACGGACAAGGCGCTCGCCTCGCCGTCCGGCAAGCGGCAGTTCCTGCGGGGTACGTACGACTCCGAGGCGGGCACCGTCACCCCCGTCGGCGGTTCCGGATCGCATCTGATCGCCGCGCTCGCCCAGGCGGACGCGCTGATCGTGCTGCCCGAGGACGTCACCTCCGCGGAGCCCGGCGCGGAGACCGAGGTGATCCTCCTCCGCTGA